The stretch of DNA CCGCATCGAAATTGGCCCGAAAAACGACACAGACCAACTCAGGATAGAGGAGAGTTTGCCGATCGAAAGGCAGGCTTATCAAATCGAAAAATATCTATCTCGGTCTGTTGCAAGAGGCTACACGCAAGTATTCCGTGTCGTCTTTCAAGACACAGAACAGATACTTCCCTGGATACTACCTATCCAGGGATCGGATGCGGCCAGAACCGTAGAACGTTATAGCGTTAGCGCGTGCTTATACTTAGAGAGGTTATTGGACGAAGCTAAATGGTCGTCTCCAATAGGATGTCAATTTTTGGGACCGGGCCTGTTGAGCGACGAAGAAATTGTACGATCCTGGAATGCCATTGCGCTAACAGAAGATGAGGACCGAGCGGTGCAAGCCCTGAGACTGATCTTCGGCAACGATCTGGAGCGCGTCGCGGTGCGCCGAGATGAAATATCATCTGGAAAAGAATATGTCCAGCGGGTGGTAGCAAGACTCCGAGGTCAAGCCCGTCCAGTCCCTTTGCAAAGTCTTGGCGATGGGGCACTGCACCTATCTGGCGTCGCTCTGGCACTGACCAATAGCCGCGACGGTTTCTTGCTCATCGATGAAGCGGAAAATGGCATTCACCATTCCGTACAGCGCGATTACTGGCGCATGGTATTCGAGACCGCAGAGGCAAACAACGTACAGGTTTTGGCGACAACGCACAGCTTTGACTGTCTGCGCGGCTTTGCACAAGCGATGACCGACTGCGAGGATATTGATGGTGCGCTCGTGCGCCTTGAGCGAGAGAATGGAACCCTTCGTGCGGTTGAGTATTCGGAACGCAATATCAAAGCCGCTGCAAAGCAACGCATTGATATTGAGATGAGGTAGGTGGATGGAGAATAATGACCGCGTTCTTCTCGTTGAAGGGACAGATGACGAGCATGTCGTCAGACATCTTCGCCTTAGACATCAAGCAATGCCACAATTCAGTATTCAGAACAAAGAAGGCATAGAAAAACTTCTCGACGACATTGGTCTGGAAATTTTAGCTCCTGGGCGCAAAGCCATCGGCATCATTGTAGATGCGAATGACGATTTGGACGCCCGCTGGAATGCTGTAGCAAATAGGCTTCGAAAAGAGAGCATTGAAGTGCCCAGCAGTCCAGAACCAACCGGCACGATTATATCCAGTACCCCT from Gemmatimonadota bacterium encodes:
- a CDS encoding AAA family ATPase, yielding MAQRLNLNTMQKRYSDSGRGVDGVLTYCESQRYISLSQNFRPAKRGNNAMSQERLGNRLRLPSLSIKGFRGIDELTIDRLGRVTLIAGKNSVGKTTVLDAIQIYAARGHYDILSQLLTSCQEVSIATLSDVNDQRRFVPDFPALFHGRDVSECARIEIGPKNDTDQLRIEESLPIERQAYQIEKYLSRSVARGYTQVFRVVFQDTEQILPWILPIQGSDAARTVERYSVSACLYLERLLDEAKWSSPIGCQFLGPGLLSDEEIVRSWNAIALTEDEDRAVQALRLIFGNDLERVAVRRDEISSGKEYVQRVVARLRGQARPVPLQSLGDGALHLSGVALALTNSRDGFLLIDEAENGIHHSVQRDYWRMVFETAEANNVQVLATTHSFDCLRGFAQAMTDCEDIDGALVRLERENGTLRAVEYSERNIKAAAKQRIDIEMR